TGTCAAAACCGGACATATTTGGCCCTTGGGTGGTTTCAagggtggttttgcattttctaaaaatttaaaaagttttggttcaataaaaaaattcataactaattaattgcaaattagaaaaatatggaaTCGGTACCAAAATTTTTCTAAAAGTATAGGCTATTTGTTGGTACTCTATTTGGAGTTATTTGCATCTCATTTGTTACTATTCCTAGAATTTTATTGATTATAATAAAATACAAGGAAAATGAACAAATAATATTCAAATGATGCCAAATAGAGCACCAACAAATACTTTACATTTTTAGAAACATTTTGGTACCAATTTGATATTTTTCAGATTTTAAATGAATTAGTTGTGAATTTTTCGATTAAACttaaactttttaaatttctagaaaatgcaaaaccaccctTGAAACCACCCAAAGGGCCAAATCTGCCCGGTTTTGACAGTTGAATGGCATTTCCTATCCGGTTTCGTAGTTCTAGGTTGAAAATCAGACTTTTACAATAGTTGGAGGGTGAAAATAGGACTTTTTTCTTTTCGTTTTATGGTATATTTTGTCACCATAGTTTATCTGGCTAGTGACGTTAgatatttctcttttttctatttTGCCAGTAATGAAAATAAACATTTTGAGAATACGAGCATATCACCAAGATGTTATTGCGATATTAGCCCATTGGATCTTATGTTGCATCTAACCTATATAGATCAATACTGAATCCGGTTATACTCTGTCTACCACATTGTTATGTTTTCTGGTTATGATTTGAACATGTTTACTTCTCTTGCTATGGTTCatcggaaaaaaaaacttactaGCTTCTCCGAGCGAGAAGCTTCAGTTCCCTTGTAATTTCTATTGCGCTTGAGCGCCTTTTGTATTTGTCTTTTGTTGGAATGGTAATTTCAGTTGTAGAAATGGCCATCGTAGCTAACCTGAAGCTGTCTTGGTGGGGTTATGCTGCTGCTTTTGTTCTCAGCCCCCCTTCTGGCATTGTCTTGTTATATGCTGCGTTGACTGTGGTAATGGCATATTGGCATGTCAATTGATTTATTTTCAAATGGCATTTATTGTGATCTTTGTAAATCTGGGTGGGCTGTGGCTGACATTACTTGTTTGAATTGCAGTTTATCACGTTGGCCTCAATGGTTGGAAGAAGCTTTCTGGAGATGATTTAGGGGAGCTGCACTACCACTACTATCCGGTTCAGAAAACACCGGTTGAACAGGAAATGACCGACGCACCTACTGCTTATGCTTAAACCCGGAACACCCGAGTGGAGGCGCATGTATCACATGCATCCAGGGAACCGTGGCGCCTTGTTTATGAACTTGGACATGTTAAGTGGAAGGAAAGTGCCTGCTGCACTGTGATTGAATTAAAGTGCCGTTGAACTGGACTTTTCGCGATTCAAAGTTTCAAACTGTGCTTCGATAGAGCTGCAGCACTTTGTTCTTTTGCTATGCAATCGAATAGTTTCCTCCCCtggaattaaaaaaataacctTACAGCTGCTTTTATAATAAATTCCATGCTTCTTCACTTCTTCTCGAAATGTTAATGACCAAAATTTAGGGACACTTGAGGAGTCTAATGATTGCGAGCCGGACGCAGATTGCGTGACAATGCTGCATGCCTTTGCGCTTTTTTTTTCACGTGTGACAATGTTAAGGCCAGTCTCAAATTCTCAATGGAGTTTCATAGAGAGTTCTATGGGCATTAATTTTTATGCCACATCAGTAATTTTTCTAACTTTACAGTAAGTCTCAGTGCatggtttcattgcactgttaccGAGAATGCCATGTCAGCTTTTCACTGAAATGAAACTATCACTCTCAGTGCATAGTTTTATCGCACAGTTTTATAGACAAGCTATAACATTTAAATCCTACATGTTGTGATCAAATGTGTTATGGGAAGAAACGAAAAGTTCTCAATGGAAGTTTCATCGGTTTCGTGAGCCATGAAActcttttcttctcttcccTCATTAAAACCTTACCATGTCAGCAAATATGCTGACGTGTACAATAATTTATTAACATGAAACCCCCATAGCACCTCCCTGAGACTGGCCTAAGAGAGAGAGTCATCATATAAAAGAGGAGTTTTATTCCAATAACAGTCTTGGCTCAGTTACCTAGTTTACAGTCTTGGTAActgtacaataaaactgtgcactcAAACTGGCCTAATGACC
Above is a genomic segment from Setaria viridis chromosome 4, Setaria_viridis_v4.0, whole genome shotgun sequence containing:
- the LOC117851519 gene encoding proteasome subunit beta type-5-B isoform X3, with protein sequence MFSVGSGSLYAYGILDEGMSVEEAGELARQAIYGATFCDAATGGCASVVEMAIVANLKLSWWGYAAAFVLSPPSGIVLLYAALTVFITLASMVGRSFLEMI